TGACTCGATTCTCAGACGTCATTATCAGGTTCTGTTCGGGGTAAGCGGCAGCCAAATCCATAAAAGTAGAATCGCCCTGCAGGGCATAGATTCCGGATTCCACAAAAGTATCCAGTCGTTCACCTTTCTCGAGACCGATTATTTTTTCCGTCAGCAGGCTGCCGTCGGCAAGGGAATAGGTGACGATTTTGTTTTCGAAAACCAGGAAAAGCACGTCGTTGATAACCTGAAAATTCCGGATGAACTCTTTTTTCTCGGGAATCATGTTTAAATACCGTTGGGTGCCGTCATTAAGGTTAAAAGCAGCGAAATAAGGGTCGCCAACCGTGGAAAAACCACCGTTGTAGAAGGCATAACCGCGATTGATCATATAAATGACCGAATCTTTCAGGAAAAGGGACGATTTCGATGTGATTTTTTCAGGTAGCGGGATACTCCACTGAATTTCTCCCGAGTTTCCTACCCGGGAAATCATATCTCGGGAAGCGAGAACGATCGTGTTTTCTTCATCGATCAGCATATTTGAAACCATTTCCGTAACCTCGTCGGGGTTTGTTTGATACATGACGGTTCCCGTGAGAACCCCCAGCAAAATACCTGCGGCGTTGGTTGCGATCATTTTCCCGATCTTCTTTTGACTGGTGGTTGCTTTGTACGACCAGCTCTTTCCTGTAGGCAGTTCAAGTGCCTGAATTCCGTTGACGGACACCAGAAGAATGGAGTCGGTCAGCATGTAAGCATCGTCCCAGCCGCGTGTCCGGTCAACCGGCTTGGTCCACAGAATATTTCCGTTGGATAAATCGATGGCCGATAAGTTATTCGACATGCTTTGGAGCGGATAACCCACGCCTATGTTCAGTTCCGGGTCTATAAAATAAAAGTCATTTTTGTTCTCCCAAAGTACCTTTCCTGTTTCGGGATCGAGGCAAAGGTTTTTCTTTTTTTCGGCGAGAAAGAGGTACCTCCCCTGTTGTTTTGTTTCGGAGTTGTTGTAATTGACATTCCGGCTCCATTTTACAGATTTATCTTCCAGATCGATCATCACGACGTTTCCTTCATTCTTGAACGAGGTTCCTTTCTTGTTTGCCTGTCTCAGTTCGAGTAACAGGTTGTCTGAAAAACCATCCCAATGCCACCGGTAAATTTTGTGTTGTGGCTGGTAACATTTGGCCACAATATCGTTTCCGTCAAACGCTTTTCCTATAACGGTATCTTTTGTAACAAAAAGCCCGTTGGCGGTACGTTGCGCATTTATGTATACGGTAAAGCATAAAAAAAGAAAGGGAAATAGCGTCTTTTTCATAATCTTGTGATTTATTACGCGGTAAAATTAGTACTTTGTTCTCAAATGCAAAAAAAAACGGGTTGCCTGGCAACCCGTTTTAACATAATAATACCTAATTGAATATATTGTTTATTTTTTAGGTTCCAATTGTTTCTTTTCCTGCTGCGTTCTCATGATCGAGTAAGCTACAGGTGAAGCAATGAACAAACTTGTTACAGTTCCAACAACTACCCCGATCAACATGGCGAACACGAAACTTCTTACGGCATCACCTCCCAGGAACAGAATACACAAGATAACCAGGATCGTACTCAAACCGGTGTTGATGGTACGTGCCAATACGGCGTTCATGGAGTCGTTGAACAGTGCGCGCAGTTCGCGTTTGGGATACAACTGGTGCACTTCACGGAAACGGTCGAACACAACCACTTTGTCGTTGATGGAGTAACCCACAATGGTCAGGATAGCCGCAACAAATGTCTGGTCGATTTCCATTGAGAACGGCATTACCTTCCAAAGAAGTGAATAAAAACCGATAACGGCAAACGTGTCAATAGATAGTGCTGCAACTGTTCCTACGGAGAATGCCCAATTACGGAAACGGGCAAAAATGTAGATACCCATACAGATTAAAGCGATGGTAAGCGCCAGGAAGGCATTCTTCATCGTGTCTTCGGCAACGCTTGGACCCACTTTCTGTGAGCTCAGGATGTGGTCGTTGATGCTGCTTCCGGGTGCAATGTAATCTTTTAACCCTTCCCCAAGCAGTGTAACTAAATCGTCTTCCACGGTTGCGCTTTCGGAATCAATCATATAGTTGGTAGAAATACGCACCTGATTGCTTGAGCCGATGGTGATTACCTGTGCCGATCCGCCTAAGACCGGTTGCAATGCTTGTTCAATATCTCCTGTTTTTACCGGCTGGTCGAAACGCACAATGTAGTTGCGTCCACCGGTAAAGTCGATACCCGTATTCAATTTCAAGGTAAAGAGTGAACCGATGCTGACAACTCCAAAAATGAGTATTGCCAGTATGATTTTCTTGCTGTTTTTGATGAAATCGAAGTTATATACGTTAAAGATAGCCCTCGAGAATCCGGTATTGAAAGTAAGTTTTTGCCACCTGTTTTTTTCAAATTGATACTCGTAAACCAAACGAGTTAAGAAAACGGCGGTTAGGAACGAAACGGAAATACCGATGATCAGTGTAACGGCAAATCCTTTGATAGGACCTGTTCCAAAGATCGCCAAGATGATACCGGTGATGATGGTTGTCAGGTTGGAGTCGAGAATTGCCGAGAAAGCATTCTTATAACCGTCTTCCAGTGCTTTACGCAACGATTTTCCATTAGCCAGTTCTTCCTTGATACGTTCGTTAATCAGTACGTTGGCATCCACAGCCATAGCGAGCGACAAGATCATCCCCGCGATACCCGGCAGGGTAAGGACTGCCTGGAATGCTGCCAGGACTCCCAGCGTGAAGAAGAAGTTGATGAGCAGCGCGCCGTTGATTACCATTCCCGGGATAATTCCGTATAGCAAGCAGGTGAAGATAAACAGTACGATAAGGGCAATGACAAACGACACAAAACCGTCGCGAATAGCTTCCTGCCCCAGTGAGGGTCCTACGACATCTTCCTGAACGATGCGGACACCCGCTTTCATTTTTCCCGATTTCAACACGTTCTCCAAGTCACCTGCTTCTTCCGGGGTGAATCGTCCGGAAATGGAGGAACGTCCGCCTTCGATGCGGTCATTTACGGTAGGTGCGGAGTAAACGTAGCCATCAAGTACGATGGCGATGGATTTGCCTTTTTCTGCCCCCGTAATGGTTGCCCAGCGGCTTGCGCCGGCCGAGTTCATGGTCATGCTCACCTCCCAGGCCGAACCTTGTTGGCCCTGGTCGGCCTTTGCGTTGGTAACAACATCTCCTTCGAGAGCGGGTCCGCGTCGGGTCCCGTCACCTTTCAGTGCATATAACTCAAAATAGGTCTCGCGCTGGTCGATGGGTTTAAATCCCCATTTGAAACGAACGTCGGCAGGGAAAATATCTTTGTATCGTTGAAGCAGGTAATTAACTGCGGCTGTATCGTTTTTGGCAGCCGTTCCCACAATAGGTCCACTGGCACCGCTCATGGCAAAGTAGGGTTGAGCAAAATATTCAACAAAACTTTTGTTGATCTCCATTTTTTCTTCCTCAGCACTTGATGAATCCAGTGTCAATGAATCCGTTGTTTCTGTTATTGTGGCGGAATCGGTGGATGTTGCCGCAGCGCCACGAACAGCCTGCGCATATTCTGCGGAACGGGTGTTTATTTCGTTGAAGTATGTTCCGAGTTCGTTTACGTTGTAGGTTTTCCAGAACTCCAGGTTGGCGCTTCCTTGCAGAAGATTTCGAACGCGTTCGGGTTCCGTAATACCGGGCATCTCGATAAGAATACGTTCGGCCTGATCAAGGCGTTGAATGTTGGGAGCAACTACCCCGAAACGGTCGATACGTGTACGAAGCACATTAAACGAGTTGTCAGCAGCACTTTTCACTTCCTGCCGGAGGACGTTGACTACCTGGTCGTTGGTTGCTGTAGGGGTCACCCTGTCACTCATGGTGATGCTGAAGATATTTGCCAGCTTACCATCGGGATTTATTCTTTCGTAGTTTTGACGGAAAAGAGTGATGAAGTCGGATGAACTTCCTTTTCTGTTTTGAACAATCGTTTCCTGCAATGCCTGGTTAAATTGCGGGTCATCGGTGTTGGCCAGCGCCCTGAGAACCTGGGCAACATCCATTTCCACAATCACGTTCATCCCGCCTTTCAGGTCGAGTCCTAAACCGATCTCTTTTTCACGAATTTGTTTTAGTGTGTATCCTAAATAGACTTTCTCGGTAGAAAGTGAATCGAGATACTGATTCTTTAGTTCCAAGTCTCCTTTGGCATACGCATCGGCTTTTTTGTTGTATTGTCTGCCTACTACGGTAAAAGATAAGTAGAACAAACAGATAAGCGTGAGTATGATTGCGAAAACTTTAATAAATCCTTTGTTTTGCATTTCGATATTACGTTTATTATATGAGTATTAATCTATTCTTTTTTAGGTGTTTATCCGATTTTTTTGCCAAAAATAAAGGCATCTGGAATGCCTTTCTATTTGAGCCTGCAAATATACACTTTTTTTGTCTTTTTAAGAACAATATCGTTGGATTATTTTTGCTGCATGGGGGGAAATGCTTTCCCGAGAGTCCCTCCTTACCTTGCCAGATAAAAGTTAATTACTGCACAAATCCCCTGTTTTTCAACAGGTAGATTGGATTAGGTTCTGCTCCGCGGTACTTCTTGTAAAGGATCATCGGGTCGTCCGAGTTGCCTTTCGATAAAATGTTTTCACGGAACGAAGCGGCTGTCGCTTTATCGAACACCCCTTTATCAGCAAAAGGCTGGAACGCATCGGCATCCAATACTTCTGCCCACAGGTAAGCATAATATCCGGCAGAATAGCCCCCACTAAAGATATGCGAGAAATAGGTGCTGCGGTAACGGGGAATAATTTCACTGATAAGTCCGATTTTCTCCATGGATTTTTTCTCAAAATCGCGAACGTCAATATTTTTTCTTTCGCTTTGTGTGTGGTAATCCATATCGAGCAGTGCAGCCGCAACAAATTCGGTGGTAGTGAATCCCATATTGAATTTGGACGCTGCGTCTATTTTAGCGATCAGTGAATCGGGGATTACTTCACCTGTTTGGTAATGTTTGGCGTAAAGTTTTAACACTTCGGGATGGAATGCCCAATGCTCCATGATTTGTGAGGGAAGTTCCACAAAGTCGCGCGACACGCTTGTGCCGGAAACGCCTGAATAGGTCACGTTTGACAACATTCCGTGCAAACCGTGTCCGAATTCGTGGAAAAGTGTTTCCACTTCGTCTAACGTAAGCAGTGAAGGAGTGGTTTCCGTGGGACGTGTAAAGTTGCCCACGTTGAAAACGAGCGGACGGATGTTTTCGCCATTGCGAATTTGCTGCCCGCGGAAGCTGCTCATCCAGGCTCCGGCATTTTTACCTGCACGTGGAAAGTAATCGGTGTAGAATACCGAGATATGGGAACCGTCGGCATCCAGCACCTCATAAGCTTCTACTTCGGGATGGTAAACCGGAACGTTATCCAACTTTTTGAAATTCAGTCCGTAGAGACGGTTGGCTACTTCAAATACGCCTTCGCGAACGTTTTCCATCTTGAAGTAGGGTCTGATTTCTTCTTCGTTGAGGGCATACTTCTGTAGGCGGAGTTTTTCGGTGTAATACCACCAGTCCCACGATTCGATTTTAAAGTTTCCGCCTTCGGCGTCGACCATCGCCTGAAGTTCGGCAGCCTCTTTCTTTGCCTGTGGTAAAGCGTACTTCCATACATCGTTGAGCAGCTTGTAAACGTTTGCCGCTGTTTTAGCCATGTTTTCGTCCAGTATGAAATCGGCGTGGGTTTTGTAGCCGAGCATTTGCGCTTTTTCGATACGCAGGTTCACGATGTCGTTGATGATTTTCTTGTTGTCGTTTTCGTTATCGTTGTCGCCGCGGTTGAACATGGCCTTGTATAGTTTTTCCCTTAATTCACGTTTTTCAGCATACTGCAGGAACGGTAACCAACTGGGTTTTTGAAGGGTGAATACCCACTTTCCATCCTGTCCTTCCTTTTTAGCGGTTTCAGCAGCAGCAGCGATTACTCCTTCGGGGAGTCCGGCCAGATCATGTTGATTTTCGAGTACCAATTTAAAACCGTTGGTCTCTTTCAGCAGGTTGTTCCCGAATTTAAGCGTAAGGGAGGAAAGTTCCTTGTTGATTTCACGGAGCCTGTTTTTCTCTGTTTCGCCCAACATGCTTCCCGAACGGACAAACCCTTTATAATAGTTGTCCAGCAAACGATACTGTTCGGTAGTCAGGTTCATACCCGTCGTGTCATCGCGAAGCGTTTTGATGCGGGCAAACAGCTTGTCGTTAAAATTGATGTTGTCCCGGTGTTCGGACATCAGCGGGGATAACTCCTCAGCCAACGCCTGAATAGAATCGTTGGTTTCAGCTCCCTTTAAACCGTAAAAGACGCGTGAAACCCTGTTCAGTAAACGTCCGCTGTTGTCCAATGCTGCAATGGTGTTTTCAAAGGTGGGTGCTTCCGTATTGTTCGCAATAGAATCAATTTCGCCGGTTTCCTCTTCCATCCCTTTTAAAAATGCGGGCTTAAAATCGGAAAAGGAAATTTTGTCAAAGGGTGGCATCCCGAACGGTGTGTCGAATTCGGTGTAAAAAATAGCTCCGTTTTCCCGGGCCTGTTCCCCGGTTTTTGCGTTGTTACAAGCAAGTAAGGCCATAGTTGCTAACGTGATAAATAATAATTTTTTCATTCGAGTACTAATTGATTGTTATTTAAACGATTGTAAAAAAGTATTGAATGTTTTCTAAAAATTCAAAATAGTTTCTGAGGCAAAGGTATAACTTTTTGCTTATTAATTAAGGATTTAACCGATGGTTTTACCCGATGCTCTGTCATTTTTTCATGTTTTTGAGAAAAATTTTAAAAAAAACAAAAAAAAAACGCCGGAAATTTGGAAAATATAAAAAAATGTTGATATATTTGCAATATCAAAATAATATCATTTTAAATTAATCGATATGGAAACAAAGGAATTTATTTTTAACAGTTTTAAAGCGAACGGTTTTCTTATGCTTTTTTTGTTGCTTCTAATGCTTGGGGGAACTGTTTTTTGTTTTTTTCTGGGTAATGCAGGGGTTATAGCCGGTTGTTTTTTAGCATTGATCTGGTTTGTACTGCTTTTCGGATTTGTAAAACTCGAACCCAATGAAGCAGTAGTGATGATCTTCTTTGGGAAGTACAAGGGTATTTTAAAAGAAACCGGGTTCTTTTGGGTTAATCCGTTCATGTCCAAGAAAAAACTATCGATGCGTGCCAGAAACCTGAATGTGAATCCGATAAAAGTCAACGATAAAGTGGGAAATCCCATTTTGATAGGATTGGTATTGGTTTGGAAACTTAAAGATACGTACAAGGCAATGTTTGAAATTGACGCACAGACAATGGCGGCTTCCAAACCGGGCAAAGACGGCACGGTAACTTATTCGGTGAGTAAACAAATGGATGCGTTTGAAAACTTTGTTGCTGTTCAGAGTGATGCCGCTTTGCGCCAGGTTGCCGGGCAATACGCTTACGACAATAATGTGGTGTCGGATGCGGCAATTACGCTCCGTTCGGGAGGTGACGAGGTGAACGTGGATTTGCTCAACGAGTTGAATAACCGTTTGGAAATGGCGGGTATAGAAATTGTTGAAGCGCGCATCAATTACCTGGCATATGCCCCCGAAATTGCAGCCGTGATGCTTCGCCGTCAACAAGCCGAAGCCATTATCTCGGCACGCGAGAAGATTGTTGAAGGAGCGGTGTCGATGGTAAAGATGGCGCTCGAACGCATTGAAGACGAAAACATCATTGAGATGGATAGCGATAAAAAGGCAGCCATGGTAAGTAACCTGTTAGTAGTGCTTTGTGCCGATGAATCGGCGCAGCCTGTATTGAATACAGGAACATTGTATCAGTAAGCGAGCCAGGGTTAAAGGATAAAGTCAAGAATGATGAAAAAAGAACCGGTTGAATTTTACGAAGTACAGCGGTTTCGCCAGTGGTGGACATGGATTCTCTTGCTGGGGATTAACGCCCTTTTTTTGTGGGGTTGTATTCAACAGCTTCTACTGGGAAAGCAGTGGGGAACTAACCCGATGAACGATGCCGGATTAATAATTGTTGCCGCAGCCATGCTCTTGTTGAGTGTGGCAATCCTCGGTGCAAAACTGTTTACTTACATTAACGAAGAAGGTGTTTACGTGAAATTTTTCCCGTTTCATTTCCGGTATAAGTTTTACGATTGGAGTAACTTGCATAAGGTGTATGTCAGAGATTATAAACCCATAAAAGAATTCGGTGGCTGGGGTATCCGGTTTTCCATAAATGCGGGAAGAGCTTTTACCATGTCTGGAAACAAGGGGTTGCAGCTTGTGCTGATGAACGGCAAAAAAGTGCTTATCGGAACAATGCAGGCTGAATTTCTTGCCGAAATTTTGGTTAAATTGGGCAAAACGAAGGATTGAAAATGGCTAAAAAAGAAAAAACAACCCGGAACTTCGCATTGCGGCTGGACTCAGAAACGATGGAGGCTATTGAAAAATGGGCTGCCGATGAGTTTCGCAGTGTTAATGGCCAAATCCAGTGGGTCCTGGATCAGGCGTTGAAGAAAAACGGGAGGTTGAAGGAAAAGGGTTAATCTGTCAGCTACGTTAATACTATCTGATTATATATTTATAAACCGATTGATAACCAGTCGGTTTATTTTTTACTTTTAATTTTAACTATACTCTTTAGTTCTTTTAACTATATAAATTAGTTTCAAAACTAAAAAAAATAGTTATATTTGTGCCATAGTAAATTTCTCCACGCTTAATGTGGTCTGAAGTCTGACATCTAACCTCTGTAAAAAATGAAACAATTAACAGCCAAAGAAGAAGAAGTTATGCGTTATTTTTGGGAAAACGATGCGTTGTTTGTGAAGCAACTCGTAGAAATGTATCCCGAACCGAAGCCGCATTTCAATACGTTATCCACCTATGTGCGGGCACTGGAAGAGAAAGGTTTTTTGTCTCACGAAACATTTGGGACCACATACCGCTATTTTGCCGTAATTACGGAAGAGGAGTATCGCAACGGAACGCTTCGGAATGTGGTGAGGAAATATTTCGATAATTCGTACCTGAGCGTAGTCTCGTCGTTGATCAAAGAGGAGAATATTTCGGTGGAAGAGGTGAGGAAACTGCTGGACGAAGTGGAAAAGTTGAATGAGAACTGAAAATAAAAAATTACTGCCATGTTTTAGTAATATTGATGATAGATTGAAAAAGATTGATGGAGATTGATAGTGGGCTGCCTGTTTTTCAATCTTATTCAATCTGCATTCGATCTAAATTCTTAAAAAAAAGACAAACACAAATACTGACAAATGGAAACATTTTTATATTACCTGCTTCGCGCCTCCGTTCTGATGGCCTTTTTTTACGGTTTCTACAGGCTTTTTTTCGGAAAAAATACGTTTCATCGCTTCAATCGTTTTTTGTTGATATCGATCGTGATGCTGGTCGTCGTGCTTCCGGTCTTGCGTTTCAGTTTGCTTCCCGTAAAAAAAGTAGAACCAATCGCAGAAACAATTGCCTTTGATCCCTCGAATATTCCAGTGAGTGAGATTGTTGGACCGCAACCACATATTGTAATTCCATGGGTGCCGGTACTGTCGGTTCTGTTTGCCGCCGGATTCCTTTTCGCTGTTTTGCGTTACCTGGCGGGACTGAATCAGCTTATCCGTATTATTCGGAGGGCAGAGAAGCAGTCATTGGCCGACGAAACAGTTTTATGTGTAACCGATAAAGATATTGCGCCGTTCAGTTGGATGAAAAACATTGTTTTGTCACGCAAAGACATTACGGCAGACAATCGGGCTATCATCAATCACGAACGGGCACATATTCATTTGCTACATTCATACGATATGATTTTTTTCGATCTGTTCACGTGTGTTTTCTGGTTTAACCCTTTCTCGTGGCTGCTGCGAAGGGAAATTCAATCGGTTCACGAATACCAGGCCGACGAACAGGTCCTTACCAGCGGCACCGATGCAAAACAATATCAACTTTTATTAATCCGCAAGAGTGTGGGCGAACATAAGTTTGCTTTGGCAAACAACTTCCGTCAGCGCGACTTGCACAAAAGAATTACAATGATGATGAAAAACAAAACCAACAAACAAATGAAATGGAGCTACACGGCGGCGCTTCCCGTGTTGTTTCTGGCTATGGTCGTCCTCTCGGTTCCTAAACTGAATGCGAAAGTGGTGGAAAAGGAAATTGAAAACACTTCTGAAAACGAGATAATGACGACTCAAATGGGGGATTCGATAATTATTGCCGATAATCGGGCAGATTTGACAAAAAATCCGTTAGAATTAGGGAACACACGAGTTTTGACGAAGGATAGTTCAGATTTTGTCATCGCGTTTGAGGAAAAGCTTACTGTATCTGGTTTAGTGAAAGACAACCAGGGTATTATAATGGGGGCAGCTGTTGTTATTAAAGGAACAAACCGGGGAACCATCACTGACTCACAAGGAAAATTTGTAATAAAAGTGGATAAAGGCAGTACGCTCGTGTTTTCGATGATTAATTATAAATCTTCGGAATATACGGTCGATGAAGCGAAAGACAATCTGGTTATCGTGTTATCTCCCGATGAGTTATCTCCCGATGAGGAAATCGCTGTGGGTTCAGGACAGATGTCCTCCCTCAAAGGAGAATTGCGAGGTCTTAAAATCCGGGAAAAGGAGGGTGAGAATGTTATCGGAATCCGTACCCCGGACGGAATGCAACCGTTGCTTATCGTGGATGGAAAACGGACTTCGGAAGAAGAACTTCAGGGAATCAATCCCAAGGAAATCAAATCGATAGATGTTCTGAAGAACGAGACATCCACGTTCCTTTACGGCGAAGACGGGAAAAACGGTGTGGTGTTGATTACAATGAAAAAGCCGGCTCAACATGCAATAATTTCGACTCATGGGTTGAAGGGAAAACCCTTGATTGTTGTTGACGAAAAAAAAATGCCGGCAGACTTTGAGCTAAACACCGTTAATCCCGATAAGATTGAGTCGATAACAGTATTAAAGGATAAATCCGCTAATGAAATTTACGGCGACGAGGGAAAGAACGGGGTGATAATTATTAAAACGAAATAGAAGCATAAGCTTAAAATCCGTACGCCGCCACACGCATTTCTGCCGCCGATTTGAACGGTTTGGGCGGATTCAGGTAACGTTCCAGAAATTTATGCACGCCATAGCGGATATCGGTGGCCTCCTTGCTGTCGATACGGTCGAAGCCGTGCCCGCCAGATGCTTCTTCAAAGATGGTGTATTCAAACTGTTTACCCTCTTTTTTCAGGGTTTCGATCATTAATTTTACTTCTTCCACATAGACGTCGTTGTCGTTGGTGTTGGTGTAAATTAACAACGGTTTGTTCAGGTTCCTGGCGTAGTGAGTGGGGGAGCGCCTTGCATATTCTCCGGGATTTTCCCGGATACTTTCCCCGATATGGTGAGGTGCCGTGAAGTAATCCGTATAACTCTCTTCGTGCGAGGCCAGCCGGTTTTCCAAGTCGCTTACGGGCACTCCGGCAAATGCACATTGGTAGTTGTCGCCGTGCTGCAAGATTTGCATCAACGCAATCATTCCACCGTGGCTCCACCCGATGATACCCACGCGGGTGGAATCCACAAAGCTATAGTTATCAATCATATAGTTTCGACTTTCCAGTACATCGTCGTTTTCACGGCCGCCGTAATCGATGTTTTCGTACGTGGTTTTTCCGTATCCCGTGCTGCCCCGGTATTCCGCCGATACCACCACGTATTCCTGGGCAATCAGCTCGCGTACGATGTGCGCGTAGTAGGTAGAAAAATTGGCATGAATCCCGCTGTGTGGCAGGACAATTAACGGGTATTTCCTGTTGGTGTCCACAGTTTTGGGAATGAACACATAGGTATAGAACTGTAATTTGTTGCCTGCGAAGCGGTCGTCAGGGTCTTTCGGTTTCCATCGGGGAGTACTGGTTAGCCTCACTTTGTCGACATGGGCAATATCTTCCAACCGCCGGAACCACATCAGGTCGTCGATTTGCTTTTCCAATACATCAAAACGATGCTGATAGTCGTTTACTGTCTGTTTCAAGGAGTTGATCTCTCTCAGCAAGACGGAATCGGTCTGTGCAAAGACGGCTGAGGTACTGATAACCGTAAAAAAGACGGTCAAGGTAAATTTGATTGATGAGTTCATTGTGTTTTCTTCATTTTTTTAAGCACCGATTTTCATTCCCGCCCAGGCGGCAAAGATCCCCAGGACAACGCTGAACAGGGTGTAGCCCAGCAACAGCGTCCACTGGCCGAGTTCCAGTAACCGGAGGTTCTCAAACGCAAACGTCGAAAATGTAGTGTATCCGCCGCAGAATCCTACGATAAAAAGCAACCTGAACGGTTGATTATCGGGTTGGTTGGCGAGCATCCACCCCGACAAAACCCCTATCAGGAAACACCCGATAATGTTTGCGGCGAACGTCCCTAAAAATAGAAAATAATCGTGCGCATACTTCGCCACGATTTTCGAGGTAAGGAACCGCAGTATACTGCCGGCTCCACCCCCCAATCCCACGTATAGCATTTCTTTTAGCATAATCTTTAGATTGTCCCGACTTCGATTACTTTCCCTATTTTCACGTAAAACACGTATCCTTTCACATTGTTGTATCCCATCTCTTTTATTAACCTGACGTAATGTCTCACCTGGCGTTTGTATTGTTCTTCTTCCCTTTCGCCAAATTTGTAGTCCACCACGATTGCCTCGTTATCTCCAATCATTATCCTGTCGGGTCGGCTAAAGCC
This portion of the Petrimonas sulfuriphila genome encodes:
- a CDS encoding TonB-dependent receptor plug domain-containing protein encodes the protein METFLYYLLRASVLMAFFYGFYRLFFGKNTFHRFNRFLLISIVMLVVVLPVLRFSLLPVKKVEPIAETIAFDPSNIPVSEIVGPQPHIVIPWVPVLSVLFAAGFLFAVLRYLAGLNQLIRIIRRAEKQSLADETVLCVTDKDIAPFSWMKNIVLSRKDITADNRAIINHERAHIHLLHSYDMIFFDLFTCVFWFNPFSWLLRREIQSVHEYQADEQVLTSGTDAKQYQLLLIRKSVGEHKFALANNFRQRDLHKRITMMMKNKTNKQMKWSYTAALPVLFLAMVVLSVPKLNAKVVEKEIENTSENEIMTTQMGDSIIIADNRADLTKNPLELGNTRVLTKDSSDFVIAFEEKLTVSGLVKDNQGIIMGAAVVIKGTNRGTITDSQGKFVIKVDKGSTLVFSMINYKSSEYTVDEAKDNLVIVLSPDELSPDEEIAVGSGQMSSLKGELRGLKIREKEGENVIGIRTPDGMQPLLIVDGKRTSEEELQGINPKEIKSIDVLKNETSTFLYGEDGKNGVVLITMKKPAQHAIISTHGLKGKPLIVVDEKKMPADFELNTVNPDKIESITVLKDKSANEIYGDEGKNGVIIIKTK
- the crcB gene encoding fluoride efflux transporter CrcB, whose amino-acid sequence is MLKEMLYVGLGGGAGSILRFLTSKIVAKYAHDYFLFLGTFAANIIGCFLIGVLSGWMLANQPDNQPFRLLFIVGFCGGYTTFSTFAFENLRLLELGQWTLLLGYTLFSVVLGIFAAWAGMKIGA
- a CDS encoding prolyl oligopeptidase family serine peptidase, which gives rise to MNSSIKFTLTVFFTVISTSAVFAQTDSVLLREINSLKQTVNDYQHRFDVLEKQIDDLMWFRRLEDIAHVDKVRLTSTPRWKPKDPDDRFAGNKLQFYTYVFIPKTVDTNRKYPLIVLPHSGIHANFSTYYAHIVRELIAQEYVVVSAEYRGSTGYGKTTYENIDYGGRENDDVLESRNYMIDNYSFVDSTRVGIIGWSHGGMIALMQILQHGDNYQCAFAGVPVSDLENRLASHEESYTDYFTAPHHIGESIRENPGEYARRSPTHYARNLNKPLLIYTNTNDNDVYVEEVKLMIETLKKEGKQFEYTIFEEASGGHGFDRIDSKEATDIRYGVHKFLERYLNPPKPFKSAAEMRVAAYGF